Proteins from a genomic interval of Synechococcus sp. A15-28:
- the sufB gene encoding Fe-S cluster assembly protein SufB, protein MTSTSTRDLVSQPYKYGFVTEIETDKIAKGLSEDVVRLISAKKEEPAFLLEFRLKAFRHWLTLEEPDWAALGYPRIDYQDIVYYAAPKQQDKKASLDEVDPKLLETFDKLGIPLSEQKRLSNVAVDAVFDSVSIATTYKEKLAEHGVVFCSFSEAVKEHPDLIERYLGSVVASNDNYFAALNSAVFSDGSFVFIPKGVECPMELSTYFRINSGDTGQFERTLIVAEEGASVSYLEGCTAPMFDTNQLHAAVVELVVLDNASIKYSTVQNWYAGDENGVGGIYNFVTKRGQCRGARSRISWTQVETGSAITWKYPSCVLQGADSVGEFYSVALTNNCQQADTGTKMVHVGPRTRSTIVSKGISAGRSSNSYRGLVQMGPAAKGARNYSQCDSMLIGDQAAANTYPYIRSQQPQAAIEHEASTCRISEDQLFYLQSRGIGFEEAVSMMVSGFCRDVFNQLPMEFAAEADKLLALKLEGSVG, encoded by the coding sequence ATGACCAGCACCTCCACACGGGACCTCGTCAGCCAGCCGTACAAGTACGGCTTCGTCACCGAGATCGAGACCGACAAGATCGCCAAAGGTCTTAGCGAGGACGTTGTTCGGCTGATCTCGGCGAAAAAAGAAGAGCCCGCGTTCCTGCTGGAGTTCCGTCTCAAAGCGTTTCGCCATTGGCTCACGCTGGAAGAGCCCGACTGGGCTGCTTTGGGATATCCCCGGATTGATTATCAGGACATCGTTTATTACGCAGCACCGAAGCAGCAGGACAAAAAGGCCAGCCTCGATGAGGTGGATCCCAAGCTCCTGGAGACCTTCGACAAGCTCGGCATTCCCTTAAGCGAGCAGAAACGATTGAGCAACGTGGCTGTGGACGCGGTGTTCGACAGCGTTTCCATCGCAACGACTTACAAGGAGAAGCTGGCGGAACACGGGGTGGTGTTCTGCTCGTTCAGTGAGGCGGTCAAAGAGCACCCGGATCTGATTGAGCGCTACCTCGGATCCGTGGTGGCCAGCAACGACAACTACTTCGCTGCACTCAATTCCGCCGTGTTCAGTGATGGCTCCTTCGTGTTCATCCCCAAAGGGGTCGAATGCCCGATGGAGCTCTCCACCTATTTCCGGATCAATTCCGGCGACACCGGACAGTTCGAGCGCACCTTGATCGTGGCCGAAGAAGGAGCCTCGGTGAGTTACCTGGAAGGCTGCACGGCACCGATGTTCGACACCAATCAGCTGCATGCCGCGGTGGTGGAACTGGTGGTGCTGGACAACGCCTCGATCAAGTACTCCACCGTCCAGAACTGGTACGCCGGTGATGAAAACGGTGTCGGTGGCATCTATAACTTCGTCACCAAGCGGGGCCAGTGCCGTGGTGCCCGCAGCCGCATCAGCTGGACCCAGGTGGAGACAGGTTCCGCCATTACTTGGAAGTACCCCAGTTGCGTGCTGCAGGGTGCCGATTCGGTCGGTGAGTTCTATTCCGTGGCCCTCACCAATAACTGTCAGCAGGCCGACACTGGCACCAAGATGGTTCACGTTGGTCCACGAACCCGCTCCACGATCGTGAGCAAAGGGATCAGTGCTGGTCGCTCCAGCAACAGCTACCGCGGTTTGGTTCAGATGGGACCAGCTGCGAAAGGGGCTCGCAATTACAGCCAGTGCGACTCGATGCTGATCGGCGATCAGGCCGCCGCCAACACCTATCCCTACATCCGTTCCCAGCAGCCCCAGGCCGCGATCGAACACGAGGCCAGCACCTGCCGCATCTCCGAAGACCAGCTCTTCTATCTCCAAAGCCGGGGTATCGGCTTTGAGGAGGCGGTGTCGATGATGGTCAGCGGCTTCTGCCGTGATGTGTTCAACCAGTTGCCGATGGAGTTCGCCGCTGAGGCGGACAAACTGCTGGCCCTCAAGCTCGAGGGATCCGTGGGCTGA
- the sufC gene encoding Fe-S cluster assembly ATPase SufC: MIRPDAELLLDINDLHASVEDQPILKGVNLQVRAGEIHAVMGRNGSGKSTLSKVLAGHPAYRVTAGTVRYRGSDLFELEPEERARLGVFLGFQYPVEIPGVSNLEFLRVAANARRSKQGLEELDTFDFEDHVQEKLQVVQMDPAFLERSVNEGFSGGEKKRNEILQMALLDPVVAILDETDSGLDIDALRIVAGGVNQLATPENATLLITHYQRLLDEITPDYVHVMAAGRILRTGGRDLALELEKTGYDWVDKELAAQGVA; encoded by the coding sequence GTGATCCGCCCCGACGCCGAGCTGCTTCTCGACATCAACGATCTGCACGCCTCTGTGGAGGATCAGCCCATCCTCAAGGGGGTGAACCTGCAGGTGCGTGCCGGCGAGATCCACGCGGTGATGGGTCGCAACGGCAGCGGCAAAAGCACCCTGTCCAAGGTGCTGGCGGGTCACCCTGCCTATCGCGTTACCGCTGGCACCGTGCGCTACCGCGGCTCCGATCTGTTTGAGCTGGAGCCGGAAGAGCGGGCCCGCCTCGGGGTGTTTCTCGGCTTTCAGTACCCCGTTGAGATCCCTGGCGTCAGCAACCTTGAGTTCCTGCGCGTGGCGGCCAATGCCCGCCGCAGTAAGCAGGGGTTGGAGGAACTCGACACCTTCGACTTCGAGGATCACGTTCAGGAGAAGCTGCAGGTGGTCCAGATGGACCCGGCCTTCCTGGAACGGAGTGTGAACGAAGGCTTCTCAGGCGGAGAGAAGAAGCGCAATGAGATTCTTCAGATGGCGCTGCTGGATCCTGTGGTGGCGATCCTCGATGAGACCGATTCCGGCCTCGACATCGACGCCCTGCGCATTGTTGCCGGCGGTGTGAACCAGCTGGCCACGCCTGAGAACGCCACGCTGTTGATCACCCACTACCAGCGTCTGCTGGATGAGATCACCCCCGATTACGTGCACGTGATGGCGGCGGGCCGCATCCTGCGCACCGGCGGCCGCGATCTGGCCCTCGAGCTGGAAAAGACGGGTTACGACTGGGTGGACAAGGAACTGGCCGCCCAGGGGGTGGCTTGA
- the sufD gene encoding Fe-S cluster assembly protein SufD, whose amino-acid sequence MTSTVLSPVLERGRAALDKLGLPTRRQEAWRLTDLKRLEALAGLPLSSAAPSPELPSVAAGVSRIVLDGQSDPLNGVDLPDGVSVLSPAELEQALGHTLDRCGCADSWPVELNHASARQVLALRVRGAVPPLELVLSGAAGLTATRVVLLVEEKATLELLQVLHSDGPSAHSHVLEVHLGQEAQLRHGLIATADGEASLMTHLAVEQEPRSHYAFTSVVQGWNLARVEPRVVQVDGQASTVLKGLAVSQAEQQLATHTAVRFDGPDGELDQLQKCLAGDRSHAIFNGAIQVPREAQRTNAAQLSRNLLLSERARLDTKPELEIVADDVRCAHGATVSQLQEDELFYLQSRGIAAAEAAALLLRGACQEVIEHLPASAAAWDPLGRVMRGLSR is encoded by the coding sequence ATGACAAGCACGGTGCTCTCACCGGTTCTGGAGCGCGGCCGAGCGGCGTTGGACAAACTCGGTTTGCCCACCCGTCGTCAGGAGGCCTGGCGGCTCACCGATCTCAAGCGATTGGAAGCGTTGGCGGGGCTGCCATTGAGCTCTGCTGCGCCATCCCCTGAACTTCCTTCTGTTGCGGCGGGGGTGTCGCGGATTGTGCTTGATGGCCAAAGCGACCCCCTCAACGGTGTTGATCTGCCAGACGGTGTGAGCGTCCTCTCCCCTGCGGAACTGGAGCAGGCATTGGGACACACCCTTGACCGCTGTGGCTGTGCCGATAGCTGGCCAGTGGAACTCAACCACGCCTCAGCCCGGCAGGTGTTGGCTCTGCGGGTGCGTGGTGCTGTTCCCCCGTTGGAGCTGGTGCTTTCGGGCGCTGCCGGCCTGACGGCAACCCGGGTTGTGCTGCTGGTGGAGGAAAAAGCGACGCTTGAGTTGCTGCAAGTGCTTCACTCCGATGGCCCTTCGGCCCACAGCCACGTGCTGGAGGTCCATCTGGGCCAGGAAGCTCAGCTTCGTCACGGATTGATCGCGACGGCTGATGGTGAGGCCTCGTTGATGACCCATCTGGCTGTGGAGCAGGAGCCCCGCAGTCATTACGCCTTCACGTCGGTGGTGCAGGGGTGGAATCTGGCGCGGGTTGAGCCCAGGGTGGTGCAGGTGGATGGGCAGGCGAGCACGGTGCTTAAAGGTCTGGCGGTGAGTCAGGCGGAGCAGCAGCTGGCCACCCACACGGCGGTGCGTTTCGACGGACCGGATGGGGAGCTGGATCAGCTGCAGAAATGTCTGGCCGGCGACCGTTCCCACGCCATCTTCAACGGCGCCATTCAGGTGCCCAGGGAGGCCCAGCGCACCAACGCGGCTCAGCTGAGCCGCAATCTGCTGCTGTCCGAGCGGGCCCGGCTGGACACCAAACCCGAGCTGGAGATCGTGGCCGACGATGTGCGCTGCGCCCATGGCGCCACGGTGAGCCAGTTGCAGGAGGACGAGCTCTTCTATCTGCAGAGTCGCGGGATTGCTGCTGCCGAAGCGGCGGCCCTGTTGCTGCGGGGGGCCTGCCAGGAGGTGATTGAGCATCTGCCGGCTTCAGCGGCAGCCTGGGACCCCCTGGGGCGGGTGATGAGGGGGTTAAGCCGATGA
- a CDS encoding SufS family cysteine desulfurase, which yields MTTTSAVKNRDDIGVIADRYRADFPILEQVAPDGRPLIYLDHAATSQKPRQVLQALQHYYAADNANVHRGAHQLSARATESFEAARSVAADFIGAASSREIVFTRNASEAINLVARSWGDANLREGDEILLTVMEHHSNLVPWQLLAQRTGCVLRHVGITETGELDLDDFRSKLGDRTRLVSLVHISNALGCCNPLDQVIPAAHASGALVLVDACQSLAHKPIDVAGLDADFLVGSSHKLCGPTGMGFLWARESLLEEMPPFLGGGEMIQDVFLDHSTWAVLPHKFEAGTPAIGEAVGMGAAIRYLQAIGLEAIQAWEAQLTCHLFDRLQAIDGVRVLGPTPDQQPERGALATFLVDGVHANDIAALMDASGICIRSGHHCCQPLHRHYGVTASARASLSFISTFEEIDRFSEELASTIGFLREHS from the coding sequence ATGACGACAACCTCAGCCGTGAAAAATCGTGATGATATCGGTGTGATAGCTGATCGATATCGTGCCGACTTCCCGATCCTTGAGCAGGTCGCTCCCGATGGTCGGCCCTTGATCTACCTCGATCACGCCGCCACCAGCCAGAAGCCGCGCCAGGTTTTGCAAGCCCTTCAGCACTATTACGCCGCAGACAATGCCAACGTGCATCGCGGCGCCCATCAGCTGAGTGCCCGGGCAACCGAGTCGTTCGAGGCGGCCCGCTCCGTGGCGGCGGACTTCATCGGGGCAGCCAGCTCCCGTGAAATCGTGTTCACCCGCAACGCCAGCGAGGCGATCAATCTCGTGGCCCGCAGCTGGGGTGATGCCAATTTGCGCGAGGGGGACGAAATCCTCCTCACCGTGATGGAGCATCACAGCAATCTGGTGCCCTGGCAGCTCTTAGCCCAGCGCACCGGCTGCGTTCTGCGCCATGTGGGGATCACCGAGACCGGTGAGCTGGATCTGGATGATTTCCGCAGCAAGCTCGGCGACCGCACCCGCCTGGTCAGCCTGGTGCACATCAGCAATGCCCTCGGTTGCTGCAACCCCCTCGATCAGGTGATCCCCGCCGCCCATGCCTCCGGGGCCCTGGTGCTGGTGGATGCCTGCCAGAGCCTGGCCCACAAGCCGATTGATGTGGCCGGTCTTGATGCTGATTTTCTTGTCGGTTCCTCCCACAAGCTCTGCGGCCCCACCGGCATGGGCTTCCTCTGGGCACGGGAGTCCCTGCTGGAGGAGATGCCTCCTTTCCTCGGTGGTGGGGAAATGATCCAGGACGTTTTCCTGGATCACAGCACCTGGGCCGTGCTGCCTCACAAATTCGAAGCTGGCACCCCGGCCATTGGCGAAGCGGTGGGCATGGGGGCCGCGATTCGATACCTGCAGGCGATTGGGCTGGAGGCGATTCAGGCCTGGGAAGCACAGCTCACCTGCCATCTGTTCGACCGGCTGCAAGCCATTGATGGTGTGAGGGTCCTGGGACCCACACCGGATCAGCAGCCCGAGCGCGGCGCGCTGGCCACCTTCCTTGTGGACGGCGTGCATGCCAATGACATCGCTGCCTTGATGGATGCCTCCGGGATCTGCATCCGCAGCGGTCACCACTGCTGTCAGCCCCTGCACCGCCATTACGGCGTGACGGCATCAGCCCGGGCCAGCCTGAGTTTCATCAGCACCTTCGAGGAGATCGACCGGTTCAGTGAGGAGCTGGCGTCCACCATCGGCTTCCTGAGGGAGCACAGCTGA
- a CDS encoding prolyl oligopeptidase family serine peptidase has translation MAPTPLPASIAVGRLPGLKEPQLLEGPNQQIWLLWLEQRPQEKGRTTALIRPFGATEMAPTELTPAPISLRSRVHDYGGGVLCSEVDGETLLLVWIAGGCLWRQDWQLPEQSTDRPKPLMQPLKLTRTGDWDLADGLLDLSRRRWLGIREIDGVDQLVCAELDQTEQEPELLHQPADFAGYACLSPDGAQLAWVEWQQPAMPWESSQLCCADLSSSGDLSHPRTIAGGAGVSVFQPQWLPDGSLLVAEDSDGWWNLKRRRPGAISWEHPWPMAAETAMPQWIYGMSTTAWDGQQLLAATCADGCWSLNRLSLEGTISRIDQPFDDLAGLRALKGRAVAVASNSTSMAGLLELSLASDGTSSWVHTPALESPIAQAEISVAEPIWFDGHDGQRTHAWYYPPRSNTTTPAPLLVKSHSGPTAMARRGLSLAIQYWTSRGWGVVDVNYGGSTGFGREYRERLNGSWGVVDVADCAAAARAMIASGRAHPEQIAIEGGSAGGFTTLAALCFTDVFRVGACRYAVCDLTAMAQDTHCFEARYLDSLVGDWPEQREIFEQRSPLLHADCIRCPVLFFQGLQDKVVPPEQTERMAEALRSNGIPVEVRLFEEEGHGFRNQATQIEVLEETERFFCSSLRLDQGPDQTKMS, from the coding sequence ATGGCTCCGACCCCTCTTCCGGCATCGATCGCTGTCGGCAGGCTGCCTGGCCTGAAGGAACCACAGCTGCTGGAGGGACCGAACCAGCAAATCTGGCTGCTCTGGCTGGAACAACGTCCTCAGGAAAAAGGACGCACCACCGCTCTGATCCGCCCCTTCGGCGCCACGGAGATGGCCCCAACGGAACTCACCCCCGCCCCGATCAGCCTGCGAAGCCGGGTGCATGACTACGGCGGCGGAGTGCTGTGCAGCGAAGTCGATGGCGAGACACTGCTTCTCGTATGGATTGCAGGCGGCTGCCTGTGGCGTCAGGACTGGCAGCTGCCGGAGCAAAGCACGGACAGACCCAAGCCGCTGATGCAGCCCCTGAAGCTGACCCGCACGGGGGACTGGGATCTGGCCGATGGCCTGCTGGATCTGAGCCGTCGCCGCTGGCTTGGGATCCGCGAGATCGATGGTGTGGATCAACTGGTATGCGCTGAGCTGGATCAAACAGAGCAAGAGCCGGAGCTCCTGCATCAACCGGCGGACTTCGCCGGTTATGCCTGCCTCAGCCCAGATGGGGCGCAACTGGCCTGGGTGGAATGGCAGCAACCGGCCATGCCCTGGGAGAGCAGCCAGCTCTGCTGCGCCGATCTGAGCAGCTCGGGAGATCTGAGTCACCCCCGAACGATCGCTGGCGGAGCGGGGGTTTCGGTGTTCCAGCCCCAGTGGCTGCCGGACGGTTCACTGCTGGTGGCGGAGGACAGCGACGGTTGGTGGAACCTGAAGCGACGCCGACCAGGGGCAATCAGCTGGGAGCATCCCTGGCCGATGGCCGCCGAAACCGCCATGCCGCAATGGATCTACGGCATGAGCACCACCGCATGGGACGGTCAGCAACTGCTGGCGGCCACCTGTGCCGATGGCTGCTGGTCGCTCAACCGGCTGAGCCTGGAGGGCACGATCAGCCGCATCGATCAGCCCTTTGACGACCTGGCCGGGCTGCGGGCTCTCAAGGGCCGGGCCGTGGCTGTGGCCAGCAACAGCACCTCGATGGCGGGGCTGCTGGAACTCTCCCTGGCTTCCGATGGGACCAGCTCATGGGTTCACACCCCTGCGCTGGAGAGCCCCATCGCCCAAGCCGAGATCAGCGTGGCAGAACCGATCTGGTTCGACGGCCACGATGGACAACGCACCCACGCCTGGTACTACCCGCCTCGGAGCAACACGACGACACCGGCCCCGCTGTTGGTGAAGAGCCACAGCGGCCCCACCGCCATGGCCCGCCGTGGCCTGAGTCTGGCCATTCAGTACTGGACCAGCCGCGGTTGGGGCGTGGTGGATGTGAACTATGGCGGGTCCACAGGATTCGGCCGGGAGTACCGGGAACGGCTGAATGGCAGCTGGGGGGTCGTGGACGTGGCGGACTGCGCCGCAGCAGCGCGGGCCATGATCGCGTCCGGCCGCGCCCATCCCGAACAGATCGCCATCGAAGGCGGCAGTGCCGGCGGCTTCACCACCCTGGCGGCCCTCTGCTTCACCGATGTGTTCCGGGTGGGTGCCTGTCGCTATGCCGTATGTGATCTCACGGCCATGGCCCAGGACACCCACTGCTTTGAGGCCCGCTACCTGGACAGCCTGGTTGGCGACTGGCCAGAGCAGCGGGAGATCTTTGAGCAACGGTCTCCCTTGCTGCATGCCGATTGCATCCGTTGCCCGGTGCTGTTCTTCCAGGGGCTGCAGGACAAGGTGGTGCCTCCGGAGCAGACCGAACGCATGGCCGAGGCCCTGCGCAGCAACGGAATCCCGGTGGAGGTGCGGCTGTTCGAGGAGGAAGGCCATGGCTTCCGCAACCAGGCCACACAGATCGAAGTGCTTGAAGAAACGGAACGTTTTTTCTGCTCTTCTCTCAGGCTGGATCAGGGACCGGATCAGACAAAAATGTCGTAA
- the def gene encoding peptide deformylase, whose protein sequence is MAGSFAQLARAAEQSRDTMLVPKTALDTPPLEIQTLGAEVLRQPARRIGKVTEQTRELARDMLRSMYTAKGIGLAAPQVGVHQQLLVIDLDLENATTPPLVLINPEISSASATIDTYEEGCLSIPGVYLDVVRPTAIEVSFRDEMGRPRKMKADGLMARCIQHEMDHLNGVLFVDRVTDEAGLQKELKDHGFQRQHVQSVS, encoded by the coding sequence TTGGCCGGGAGTTTTGCGCAGCTGGCCCGAGCGGCTGAACAGTCGAGGGACACGATGTTGGTCCCGAAGACAGCCCTGGACACTCCTCCCCTCGAGATTCAAACCCTGGGAGCGGAGGTGTTGCGTCAGCCGGCCCGCCGCATCGGCAAGGTGACGGAGCAGACCCGAGAACTGGCCCGCGACATGCTCAGAAGCATGTACACCGCCAAAGGGATCGGTCTGGCGGCACCTCAGGTGGGCGTCCATCAGCAGTTACTGGTGATCGATCTGGACCTGGAGAACGCCACCACGCCTCCCCTCGTTCTGATCAATCCTGAGATCAGCTCCGCCAGCGCCACCATCGACACCTATGAGGAGGGCTGCCTGAGCATTCCTGGCGTGTATCTCGATGTGGTGCGTCCCACAGCCATTGAGGTGAGCTTCCGTGATGAGATGGGTCGACCGCGCAAGATGAAGGCCGATGGCCTGATGGCGCGCTGCATTCAGCATGAGATGGACCATCTCAACGGCGTGCTGTTTGTGGATCGCGTCACCGATGAAGCCGGTCTTCAGAAGGAATTGAAGGATCATGGTTTCCAGCGCCAGCACGTTCAGAGCGTTTCCTGA
- a CDS encoding DUF3747 domain-containing protein: MPAAAGLAVGVAAVPAVLAQGSLFTAVPVDTSKFILVSAPIGSGERSQLNIYEQRSEKRPCFAVSGSNPAVVDPLLSTFDFTGICNRYIDGNGYSLRIGADDLGTRYRLTVVNTGSDMELLAAPTRDRSQPTFLIASTGAAGSGFLQFNLEPGWTLMRRAYGKKTLGHIYVYRDSAPAQ, encoded by the coding sequence CTGCCCGCCGCCGCCGGTCTTGCCGTCGGTGTTGCCGCCGTGCCTGCAGTCCTGGCCCAGGGATCGCTGTTCACAGCTGTGCCTGTGGACACCAGCAAATTCATCCTGGTGTCGGCACCGATCGGCAGCGGCGAGCGCTCCCAGCTCAACATCTATGAGCAGCGGTCCGAGAAGCGGCCCTGTTTTGCCGTCAGCGGCAGCAATCCCGCCGTTGTCGATCCCCTGTTGTCGACCTTTGATTTCACAGGCATCTGCAACCGTTACATCGACGGCAACGGCTATTCCCTGCGCATCGGTGCTGATGATCTCGGCACCCGTTACCGCCTCACCGTGGTGAACACCGGCAGCGACATGGAGCTGCTGGCCGCACCCACTCGGGATCGCAGTCAGCCCACCTTCCTGATTGCCAGCACCGGTGCTGCCGGCAGTGGCTTCCTTCAGTTCAACCTCGAGCCGGGCTGGACCCTGATGCGCCGCGCCTACGGCAAGAAAACCCTTGGCCACATTTACGTGTACCGCGACAGCGCTCCTGCCCAGTGA
- a CDS encoding YifB family Mg chelatase-like AAA ATPase — MLARCLSASLQGLQAHPVTVEVDLAPGLPGIQLVGLPDKAIQESWERVRSALRNSGFRGPLVRVVINLAPADLRKEGPAFDLPIALALLVASGQLDRPRLNGLWCAGELGLDGSLRPCRGVIAIAELAARHRAQALVVPPGNADEAALIPDLVVRTAPDLQQLVQQLKGDRPCLRVCRSRPELQPPEPAPIQAHGLAGRGLALAAAGGHHLLMVGPPGCGKTHLARQLPALLPPLTPDEALTITRIHSVAGQLEQPLNVQLQRPFRAPHHSSSAAALLGGGSQPRPGELSLAHGGVLFLDELAEFPRPMLDQLRQPLEEGTVRLSRARLKTAFPAAITLVAATNPCSCGWHGDREHGCRCSQSQRQRYWQRLSGPLLDRLDLQLRLERRPAQEMRRCLQGDHRSDDPWLQPQTIAAARQRMQQRNPGGVCNRDLPARALGFHAGFAPAALQLWERLVAHRGLSTRSGIRLLRVARTVADLNGNAVVSSDAVAEASHYRCSDVMHSPEPL, encoded by the coding sequence ATGCTGGCACGTTGTCTCAGTGCATCGCTGCAGGGCCTGCAGGCCCACCCCGTCACCGTGGAAGTCGACCTGGCACCAGGGCTGCCAGGCATCCAACTGGTGGGACTGCCAGACAAGGCCATCCAGGAATCCTGGGAACGGGTGCGATCCGCCCTGCGCAACTCCGGCTTCCGCGGCCCCCTGGTGCGGGTGGTGATCAACCTGGCCCCCGCTGATCTGCGCAAGGAGGGGCCCGCCTTTGATCTGCCGATCGCGCTGGCGCTGCTGGTGGCCAGTGGCCAGCTGGATCGACCGCGCCTGAATGGGCTGTGGTGCGCCGGTGAGCTGGGCCTCGACGGCAGCCTCAGACCCTGCCGCGGCGTGATCGCCATCGCGGAGCTGGCCGCCCGCCATAGAGCCCAGGCCCTGGTGGTGCCGCCGGGTAATGCCGATGAAGCAGCTCTGATTCCAGACCTGGTGGTGCGCACCGCCCCTGATCTGCAGCAACTGGTGCAGCAGCTCAAAGGGGACCGGCCCTGCCTGCGGGTCTGCCGCTCCAGACCGGAGCTGCAGCCACCGGAACCCGCACCCATCCAGGCCCATGGGTTGGCGGGGCGGGGGCTGGCCCTGGCCGCCGCTGGCGGCCATCACCTGTTGATGGTCGGCCCTCCCGGTTGCGGCAAAACCCACCTAGCCCGTCAATTGCCGGCGCTGCTGCCACCGCTCACCCCAGACGAAGCCCTCACCATCACCCGCATCCACTCCGTGGCCGGCCAACTGGAGCAGCCGCTGAATGTGCAGCTGCAGCGCCCGTTCCGCGCACCACACCACAGCAGCTCAGCGGCGGCACTGCTGGGGGGCGGGAGCCAGCCAAGACCGGGGGAACTGAGCCTGGCCCACGGCGGCGTGCTGTTTCTCGATGAGTTGGCGGAGTTCCCACGACCCATGCTCGATCAACTGCGCCAACCCCTGGAAGAGGGAACGGTCAGGCTGAGCCGCGCGCGCCTGAAAACAGCATTCCCAGCAGCGATCACCCTGGTGGCCGCCACCAACCCCTGCTCCTGTGGATGGCACGGCGACCGGGAGCACGGCTGTCGCTGCAGTCAGAGCCAACGCCAGCGCTATTGGCAACGGTTGTCGGGCCCACTGCTGGACCGCCTGGATCTGCAGCTGCGGCTGGAGCGACGCCCGGCGCAGGAGATGCGCCGCTGCCTGCAGGGGGATCACAGAAGCGATGACCCCTGGCTGCAACCCCAGACAATTGCGGCCGCCCGGCAACGCATGCAGCAGCGCAACCCGGGCGGGGTCTGCAACCGGGACCTACCGGCCAGGGCCCTGGGGTTTCACGCTGGCTTCGCACCGGCGGCTCTGCAGTTGTGGGAGCGCCTGGTGGCCCATCGGGGGCTCTCCACCCGCAGTGGCATTCGGCTGCTGCGGGTGGCGCGGACCGTTGCCGACCTGAACGGAAACGCCGTGGTCAGCTCCGACGCGGTGGCGGAGGCCAGCCACTACCGCTGCAGCGATGTGATGCACTCACCAGAGCCGCTTTAG
- a CDS encoding histidine triad nucleotide-binding protein: MADDTIFGRILRGEIPCDEVYSDEQCLAFRDVAPQAPVHVLVIPRKPIESLRSCAEEDAALLGHLLLVAARVAKQEGLDDFRTVINSGAGAGQTVFHLHVHVIGGRPLDWPPG, translated from the coding sequence ATGGCGGACGACACGATCTTCGGCAGGATCCTTCGCGGGGAGATCCCCTGCGATGAGGTCTACAGCGATGAGCAGTGCCTGGCCTTTCGCGATGTCGCCCCCCAGGCGCCTGTTCACGTGCTGGTGATTCCCCGCAAGCCGATCGAGAGCCTGCGGTCCTGTGCTGAAGAGGATGCGGCCCTGCTGGGCCATCTGTTGTTGGTGGCCGCCCGCGTCGCCAAACAGGAGGGTCTCGATGACTTCCGCACGGTGATCAACAGCGGCGCTGGCGCCGGCCAGACGGTGTTTCATCTGCATGTGCACGTGATCGGTGGTCGACCCCTGGATTGGCCTCCCGGTTGA